The sequence CGTCAAAAGCCTGGAGGTAATGCTTCCCCAGATCACCATCAAGAAGGGCGACCTGCTTACGATTATGGTGTTTAGTGATAACCTGGAAGCCACTACAATCTATAACCAGCCGCAAACAGGTGGTGGGGCAACCACCAGTTCTTCTTCATCTATGACTTTATCTTCAACTGGAAGGGGCTACCTGGTGGATATTAATGGCCAGATTTACTTCCATAGTTTGGGGCTGATTAACGTAGAGGGACAAACAAAGAACCAGTTGGCTAACCTGCTCCGGGACAGCCTCAGGCGCTATTTACAGAATCCTTATGTTACCATCCGGTACACCAATGCCCGGATTAATTTGATAGGCGAAGTGGCCAAACCCGGCATTATTGAATTGTCGGACCAAAAAATCAATATTCTGGATGCCATAGGCTTTGCCGGGGATTTTACACCATTTGGCAGGCGGGACAATGTCCTGGTAGTACGGGAGGTGGATGGCAAAAGGATTACCGGCAGGCTTGATGTACGGTCACCGGAAATTTACAGCTCGCCGTTCTTCTATTTACAACAGAACGACCTGGTTTACGTAGAACCCAATCGCAAGAAACCAACCGGTAATGAGCAGGTCTTAATGCGGAACCTTGCCATCACTACCAGCATCCTGTCGATGGTCACAATTCTTGTCACCTTACTCACCCGATAATCCAGCATATATACAATGGGTACATCAATTGACAATTCATACATAAAGAAAGACGAATTTTCCCCTAAGGAATTAATCTTCAGGTACGTTAAATATATTCCCTGGGTTATCTTATCTGTCCTTGTTTTTTCCATTCTTGGATTCATTAACCTCCGCTATACGCCTAAAATTTATAGTGCCAAAGGCCAGATCATCATTAAGAATGAAGCCTCCTTCAGCACGGGTGATGAAAAGTTTAACAGCATGTTCATGATGGAGGACGGCACCAACCTGAATAATGAAATGATCATTTTAAGGTCCACTTCCATGGTTCAAAGAGTGGTTAAGGAACTTGGCCTGGAAACCATGTACACTGAAGTGGGAAAAGTGCGCTCAACTTTATTGTACAGGACCAGCCCTTTGAAATTGGAAACCCTGTCCAGGAATGATTCCGCCTATGTTTACTTTAGTGTAGTGGTGGTG comes from Flavihumibacter fluvii and encodes:
- a CDS encoding polysaccharide biosynthesis/export family protein, whose translation is MLKKLFQGAAIATALFLLGSCGASKKNHQERLLLQGIDTVKSLEVMLPQITIKKGDLLTIMVFSDNLEATTIYNQPQTGGGATTSSSSSMTLSSTGRGYLVDINGQIYFHSLGLINVEGQTKNQLANLLRDSLRRYLQNPYVTIRYTNARINLIGEVAKPGIIELSDQKINILDAIGFAGDFTPFGRRDNVLVVREVDGKRITGRLDVRSPEIYSSPFFYLQQNDLVYVEPNRKKPTGNEQVLMRNLAITTSILSMVTILVTLLTR